In one window of Saprospiraceae bacterium DNA:
- a CDS encoding site-specific integrase, with protein MALQNNKQVSYSVGTHKGQAVIYIRFEYDRALIEETKRLTDARWSQSQKAWYVLDTASYRKMFGLESQPVVSDTVLPGIGSVNQPALTAFVSTLQLKAYSPNTIRTYRNEFVQLLQYLDDSTPVDTLSTEHLRAYFLHCTNNLKLSENTLHSRINAVKFYFEQVLGRAKMFIEIPRPKKKVILPNVLAIAQVERLFSQLENLKHKTMLYLAYSAGLRVSEVVNLKVKDIHSERMVINIKGAKGKKDRTVALSQGILELLRKYYVAYKPQDWLFEGQYPESPYSTRSLQQIFRRAKTAAGILQDVTFHSLRHSYATHLHEAGTDLKLIQELLGHNDIKTTLRYTHVSNRTLENIKSPFDALNLKNE; from the coding sequence ATGGCACTACAAAACAACAAACAGGTCTCGTACAGTGTGGGTACCCACAAGGGCCAAGCGGTCATCTACATTCGATTTGAGTACGACCGGGCACTCATCGAGGAAACTAAAAGATTGACCGACGCTCGATGGAGCCAATCGCAAAAGGCTTGGTATGTACTGGATACTGCCTCGTACCGGAAGATGTTTGGACTGGAAAGCCAACCGGTGGTTTCGGATACTGTTCTGCCGGGCATCGGCTCGGTCAACCAACCGGCTCTGACGGCATTCGTGTCAACCTTGCAGCTAAAGGCGTACAGTCCGAACACGATCCGAACATACCGCAACGAGTTTGTACAACTGCTTCAGTACTTGGATGACAGCACGCCGGTAGATACCCTGAGCACGGAACATCTTCGGGCGTATTTCTTGCACTGCACCAACAATCTGAAATTGTCGGAAAACACCCTGCACAGCAGAATCAATGCCGTGAAGTTTTATTTCGAGCAGGTGTTGGGGCGAGCAAAGATGTTTATCGAAATACCTCGGCCCAAAAAAAAGGTCATTTTGCCCAATGTGCTGGCCATCGCACAAGTGGAGCGTCTCTTTTCGCAGCTCGAGAATCTGAAGCACAAGACCATGCTATACTTGGCGTACTCCGCAGGACTGCGGGTGAGCGAAGTGGTCAACTTGAAGGTCAAGGATATCCATTCGGAACGCATGGTGATCAACATCAAAGGGGCAAAGGGAAAAAAAGACCGTACGGTAGCCCTGTCACAAGGGATATTGGAGTTGCTGCGCAAATACTATGTCGCCTACAAACCCCAAGATTGGCTTTTTGAAGGACAATACCCTGAAAGCCCGTACAGCACGCGCAGCTTGCAGCAGATTTTTAGGAGGGCCAAAACGGCTGCCGGAATTTTGCAGGACGTCACGTTTCACAGCCTGAGGCACAGCTATGCCACACACCTGCACGAGGCCGGGACAGACCTCAAACTCATCCAGGAACTCTTGGGGCACAACGACATCAAAACGACGCTCCGCTACACACATGTCAGCAACCGAACACTGGAAAACATCAAAAGTCCGTTTGATGCCTTAAACCTGAAAAACGAGTAG
- a CDS encoding dihydrofolate reductase, giving the protein MRKVILDLAVTLDGYIEGSNGEIDWCIMDDDMDFDGFLSTIDTIFYGRVSYDLWGNFRPEKNASETELKLWEGVHSKRKYVFSKQNRQDPNASFISSGISDEVTNIKNQEGKDIWLYGGASLIKTFIQLGLIDIYRISVHPTVLGSGKPLFEDLKERINLTLIKTNKYKSGVVQLIYETKK; this is encoded by the coding sequence ATGAGAAAAGTAATTTTAGACTTAGCCGTAACTCTTGACGGATATATTGAAGGTTCTAATGGAGAAATAGATTGGTGCATAATGGACGATGATATGGACTTTGATGGTTTTCTATCAACCATTGACACCATATTTTATGGACGTGTAAGTTATGATTTATGGGGAAACTTTCGGCCTGAAAAAAATGCAAGTGAAACGGAGTTGAAACTTTGGGAAGGAGTTCACTCAAAGAGAAAATATGTATTTTCAAAACAAAACAGACAAGACCCAAATGCATCGTTTATCAGTTCAGGAATTTCGGACGAAGTAACAAATATTAAAAACCAAGAAGGTAAGGACATTTGGCTTTATGGTGGAGCAAGTCTAATTAAAACATTTATACAACTTGGACTAATTGACATTTACCGAATATCCGTTCATCCGACAGTATTAGGAAGCGGTAAACCTTTATTTGAAGACTTGAAAGAACGAATAAATTTAACTTTGATTAAGACGAATAAATATAAATCAGGCGTTGTGCAACTGATATATGAAACGAAGAAATGA
- a CDS encoding endonuclease/exonuclease/phosphatase family protein — protein MRIATWNLERLDKRKNQLILDKLVDINADILVLTETNSLIQLDNYSCISTDLLPTEFDGIKYNVGENRVSILTKYKAATQHKTFDSYTTVCTDIETPFGLLTVYGSIIGVFANRQPRFDNDLNGQLADFEKIFPGRQVCIAGDLNVTFSGRPWPSNKARQILLDAFTTYGLTNTTAKIADIVDHIILSNDFIENKHIEIETWNTDKKLSDHVGHLLTLTV, from the coding sequence ATGAGAATAGCAACTTGGAATTTAGAACGGCTCGACAAGAGAAAAAATCAACTCATTCTTGACAAGTTGGTTGACATAAATGCTGACATTTTAGTGCTGACAGAAACAAATTCATTAATTCAACTTGATAATTACAGTTGCATTTCAACAGACCTTTTGCCGACCGAATTTGACGGCATAAAATATAACGTTGGCGAAAACAGAGTTAGTATATTGACAAAGTATAAGGCGGCAACTCAACACAAAACTTTTGACAGTTACACGACTGTTTGCACAGATATTGAAACCCCGTTTGGACTTTTGACAGTTTACGGTTCAATTATTGGAGTTTTTGCAAACCGCCAACCACGTTTCGATAACGACCTCAACGGACAACTTGCAGACTTTGAAAAGATATTTCCCGGCAGACAGGTTTGTATTGCAGGCGACTTGAACGTAACATTTTCGGGACGACCTTGGCCAAGTAATAAGGCTCGACAAATACTTTTGGACGCATTTACAACTTACGGACTAACAAATACAACCGCAAAAATTGCTGACATAGTTGACCATATTATTTTGAGCAACGACTTTATAGAGAACAAGCATATAGAAATTGAAACTTGGAACACAGACAAAAAATTAAGCGACCACGTTGGACATTTATTAACTTTGACAGTATGA
- a CDS encoding OmpA family protein, protein MLLSISFQIFGIMFRRHHTKNINSRTQNGYSKFKPSKMSLYAPNHFNCTILINLLFSLGLFLIAIPLQAQNEKLTISGYEGSNLIGQYQSNYVQYLIAEGPLSYGEFPKKSTPEGALECFLYKGPSGRTALEVFRNYEQQLKKSGLSILFSCSDRSCNDGGFQNFFITIYGSENNKVESRSTFPSKEITKIYSGKYYLSAVLKGTESNKYVTIGVADVDNTIYTYIDILTEKSMDADMVKITAEYIKNQIKAEGKVVIYEALFETGKSTLLPSATGIIDEMFSYIKANPTKNFYIVGHTDDTGDFDANMTLSIQRAQKIADELIKKGVSARQITAKGVGPLAPIRTNQTDEGKQRNRRVELVERLK, encoded by the coding sequence ATGTTGCTATCCATTTCTTTCCAAATCTTTGGTATAATGTTTAGGCGTCATCACACCAAAAACATCAATAGCCGAACACAAAATGGCTATTCAAAATTTAAGCCAAGCAAAATGAGTTTATATGCCCCCAATCATTTTAACTGCACGATACTGATTAACTTACTTTTTAGTTTAGGGTTATTTCTTATTGCTATTCCTTTGCAGGCTCAAAACGAAAAGTTAACAATTAGCGGCTATGAAGGTAGTAATTTAATCGGCCAGTATCAAAGCAATTATGTGCAATATCTGATAGCAGAAGGTCCGCTTTCGTATGGAGAATTTCCGAAAAAATCAACTCCCGAAGGTGCTTTAGAGTGCTTTCTCTACAAAGGTCCTTCAGGACGCACCGCCCTTGAAGTATTCAGAAATTATGAACAACAGCTCAAAAAATCAGGATTGAGCATACTGTTTAGCTGCTCTGACCGCAGTTGCAATGATGGTGGATTCCAGAACTTTTTTATTACCATTTACGGAAGCGAGAATAATAAAGTAGAGAGTAGAAGTACCTTCCCTTCAAAAGAAATAACCAAAATTTATAGCGGAAAATACTACTTGAGTGCTGTATTAAAAGGGACAGAAAGCAACAAATACGTTACGATTGGAGTGGCAGATGTTGATAATACAATTTATACCTACATTGATATCTTAACAGAGAAAAGTATGGATGCAGATATGGTTAAGATAACGGCTGAATACATCAAAAATCAAATTAAAGCAGAAGGGAAAGTAGTCATCTATGAGGCACTGTTTGAAACGGGTAAATCTACTTTATTGCCCTCAGCTACTGGTATTATTGATGAAATGTTCTCTTACATCAAAGCTAATCCCACCAAAAATTTTTATATTGTTGGTCATACTGATGATACTGGTGATTTTGATGCAAATATGACCCTCTCAATTCAACGAGCCCAAAAGATTGCAGACGAACTAATAAAAAAAGGTGTATCTGCTCGCCAAATAACAGCAAAAGGTGTAGGACCATTAGCTCCAATTAGAACTAATCAAACGGACGAAGGAAAACAACGAAATAGGCGTGTAGAATTAGTAGAGCGTTTGAAGTAA
- a CDS encoding DUF262 domain-containing protein encodes MAKSKKIFFASRNFFGLRQAERALAVSLKRQHIISKQTDRKMSYEKLTIKQIIEKIGNNEIYLPAIQRKFVWKQEQTEKLFDSIQQGYPIGTFLFWFVKRPHIDNYVFYKFLQNYHQRDNFLNIRVPNPELKDEIIGVLDGQQRLSSIYLALQGTYAVKKPYFSWDNDSAFPKKTLHLNLLSQIHLDEDSENNFSFSFITEDDAKIKNETTLWFKVRDVLVWDKDSPPVDEFYDDLVSNNPTINALSDKETRSRIKRIVRDIHSRLVREELINFFKIEEQELDNILKIFVRVNSGGTILSKTDLLFSTIVANWENGRDEIESFLTTINKLGDTFNFNNDFVMRCCLMLTDCDVLFKVGSFKTENVIKIKDNWNLIKQAIQRTIELLVEFGMSGATLSSQNSVLPISYYLMKGGVLDSATKYELKKYLFHALLKNVFSGQGDTVLTNLRNSLRTKPDGATDYTLRENRFSFNSIVGLKLPSNKSLKINDDDIDEFLRYKKGNNAFLVLSFLYPNLKYGQVKFHQDHIHPQSQFTDAKMSNLSIPNTDFATYYECRDSLPNLQLLEGIENIKKNKTSFADWLNSRDENNNPVVSDINKFLADNYIDNTLSLDFRDFITFYNHRKQTLKTKLQSILK; translated from the coding sequence TTGGCAAAATCCAAAAAAATTTTTTTCGCTTCGCGAAATTTTTTTGGACTTCGCCAAGCGGAGCGGGCGTTAGCGGTCAGCTTAAAAAGACAACACATCATATCAAAGCAAACAGACAGAAAAATGAGTTACGAAAAATTGACAATAAAACAGATAATAGAAAAAATTGGAAACAACGAAATTTATCTACCTGCAATTCAAAGAAAGTTTGTTTGGAAACAAGAACAAACTGAAAAACTTTTTGATTCTATTCAACAAGGCTATCCAATAGGCACTTTTTTATTTTGGTTTGTAAAAAGACCACATATAGACAACTATGTTTTTTACAAGTTTCTTCAAAACTATCACCAGCGTGACAACTTTTTAAATATTCGTGTTCCTAACCCTGAGCTAAAAGACGAAATCATTGGTGTATTAGACGGACAACAGCGTCTAAGTTCAATTTATTTAGCACTGCAAGGAACTTATGCTGTAAAAAAGCCTTACTTTTCTTGGGACAATGATTCCGCTTTTCCAAAGAAGACTTTACACCTTAATCTACTAAGTCAAATTCATTTAGACGAAGACAGCGAAAACAACTTTTCTTTTAGCTTTATAACAGAAGATGATGCAAAAATCAAGAATGAAACAACATTGTGGTTTAAAGTAAGAGATGTGCTTGTTTGGGATAAAGATAGTCCACCAGTTGATGAGTTTTACGATGATTTAGTAAGTAACAATCCTACTATCAATGCACTTTCAGATAAAGAAACAAGAAGTAGAATCAAACGGATAGTTAGAGATATTCATTCACGTTTAGTCAGAGAAGAACTAATAAACTTCTTCAAAATTGAAGAGCAAGAGCTTGATAATATTTTGAAAATTTTCGTTCGTGTTAATAGCGGTGGAACTATTCTTTCTAAAACAGACCTATTATTTTCAACGATTGTTGCTAACTGGGAAAATGGACGAGATGAAATAGAATCCTTCTTAACGACAATCAATAAATTAGGGGACACATTCAATTTCAACAACGACTTTGTAATGAGATGTTGTTTGATGTTAACAGATTGTGATGTTCTATTTAAGGTTGGAAGTTTTAAAACAGAAAATGTTATTAAAATAAAAGACAATTGGAATCTAATCAAACAAGCAATACAAAGAACAATTGAGCTTCTTGTTGAATTTGGAATGAGTGGAGCTACATTATCTTCTCAAAATTCTGTTTTACCAATATCATATTATTTGATGAAAGGTGGTGTGTTAGATTCAGCCACAAAATATGAACTAAAGAAATATTTATTTCACGCTCTTTTGAAAAATGTATTTAGTGGTCAAGGCGACACTGTTTTGACTAATCTTAGAAATTCATTAAGAACTAAACCAGACGGAGCTACAGACTACACTTTAAGAGAGAATAGATTTAGTTTTAACAGCATAGTAGGTTTGAAATTGCCATCAAATAAATCATTAAAAATTAATGATGATGATATTGATGAATTTTTACGCTACAAAAAAGGCAATAATGCTTTTCTTGTGTTGTCTTTCTTATATCCAAATTTAAAATACGGACAAGTAAAGTTTCATCAAGACCATATACACCCACAATCTCAATTCACGGACGCAAAAATGAGTAATCTTTCTATTCCAAATACAGACTTTGCAACGTATTACGAGTGCAGAGACTCTTTACCAAACTTGCAATTATTGGAAGGAATAGAAAATATTAAAAAAAATAAAACATCGTTCGCTGATTGGCTAAATTCAAGAGACGAAAACAATAATCCTGTAGTTAGCGACATAAACAAATTTCTTGCGGACAACTACATTGACAATACTCTAAGTTTAGACTTCAGAGACTTTATAACATTTTATAATCACAGAAAACAAACTCTAAAGACAAAACTTCAAAGCATACTTAAATAA
- a CDS encoding catechol 1,2-dioxygenase: MNRRDFLINTTLTAVALTALGHPYLYGNTYIGDCETTSDLLGPFYRPDSPIRNNLVVAEENHPKIILKGVVRHDDCTTPYKGAKIELWHCSPEGVYDNDTDAFLYRGTTYCNERGEYEFTTQMPVPYLDGPVNYRPAHFHLLISAEGYQSLITQIYFKGDPHIKEDLSSANGKASRRILETQVVNGVSQVQFDIVLSKKYVVSAKNLDKLLGEYTTADRKKTIQFFNNDGQLWIKNKPYGQGFDYKGNNHFAIYGWPENTWWTFDFTLEKNGNITATEKYKWDEVKEIVAVYHKTKSENK, from the coding sequence ATGAATAGAAGAGACTTTCTAATTAACACAACGCTGACAGCAGTTGCGTTGACAGCTCTTGGCCACCCCTATTTGTATGGAAATACATATATCGGGGATTGTGAAACAACCTCTGACCTGTTAGGTCCGTTCTACAGACCGGATAGCCCTATTAGGAACAACCTCGTTGTTGCAGAAGAAAACCATCCAAAAATTATTTTAAAAGGAGTTGTCAGACATGACGATTGTACGACGCCATACAAAGGAGCCAAGATCGAATTGTGGCATTGCTCGCCTGAAGGCGTCTATGATAACGACACAGATGCTTTTTTGTACAGAGGGACAACTTATTGCAACGAAAGAGGAGAATATGAATTCACCACACAAATGCCCGTTCCGTATCTTGACGGCCCCGTAAATTATAGACCTGCTCACTTTCATTTATTGATTTCGGCAGAAGGTTATCAAAGTCTCATAACGCAAATCTATTTCAAGGGCGACCCACACATTAAAGAAGACCTTTCCTCAGCCAACGGCAAAGCTTCCCGGCGTATTTTGGAAACACAGGTGGTAAACGGGGTAAGTCAAGTGCAATTCGACATTGTTTTGTCGAAAAAGTATGTCGTCTCTGCAAAGAATTTAGACAAGTTGTTAGGGGAATATACTACTGCCGATAGGAAAAAGACGATACAATTCTTCAATAACGACGGACAACTTTGGATTAAAAACAAACCATACGGACAAGGATTTGATTATAAGGGCAACAACCATTTTGCAATTTATGGCTGGCCAGAAAATACCTGGTGGACATTTGATTTTACGCTGGAAAAAAATGGAAATATAACGGCGACGGAGAAATATAAATGGGACGAGGTTAAAGAAATTGTAGCCGTGTATCATAAAACAAAATCAGAGAATAAATAA
- a CDS encoding sterol desaturase family protein, with protein sequence MIEKVFHYLTNLNPDIFMAFILAFLFSLEQIFTGVSSLIKRTPHLINNIILQIGYVLLNLGLATLVLKVLNWTDANKYGLFNIIELPYYMKVIFGVFCIDLTYYFSHRLAHTWELFWRLHRVHHSDIIMDSSTTYRFHPLDAILDNLATVTAAVIFGLDGTILIFWLILYMPLLVLHHTSFIMPSWFDRTFGKIIVSPNFHKIHHHQEQRFTDSNYGLIFIFWDKLFKTYKEIPVSEIKYGLSEFDNPVRQKFWYLLKSPFINVKK encoded by the coding sequence GTGATAGAAAAGGTATTTCACTATCTGACCAATCTTAACCCAGACATTTTCATGGCGTTTATATTGGCATTTTTATTTTCGTTAGAACAAATATTTACAGGAGTGTCATCCTTGATTAAAAGGACACCTCATTTAATCAACAATATTATTCTTCAAATTGGCTATGTTCTACTGAATCTTGGACTGGCTACTTTAGTTCTTAAAGTCTTAAACTGGACAGATGCTAATAAATATGGGCTTTTTAATATTATTGAACTGCCTTATTACATGAAAGTAATTTTCGGTGTTTTTTGTATTGACCTGACATATTATTTTTCACACCGACTTGCTCATACTTGGGAACTGTTTTGGCGTCTTCACAGAGTGCATCACAGTGACATAATAATGGACAGCTCTACAACATATAGATTTCATCCTCTTGATGCTATTTTAGATAATCTCGCTACTGTTACAGCAGCAGTAATATTCGGGCTTGACGGAACTATATTGATTTTTTGGCTCATTTTGTATATGCCATTATTAGTTTTACATCATACCAGTTTTATAATGCCTAGTTGGTTTGACAGAACATTTGGAAAAATAATAGTTTCGCCAAATTTTCATAAAATACATCATCATCAAGAGCAAAGGTTTACTGACTCTAATTACGGTTTAATATTTATTTTCTGGGATAAGCTTTTTAAAACTTATAAAGAAATTCCTGTTAGTGAAATCAAGTATGGACTATCAGAGTTTGACAATCCAGTACGACAAAAATTTTGGTATTTACTAAAAAGCCCTTTTATAAACGTAAAGAAATAG
- a CDS encoding IS1 family transposase: MKINQVRVWIVQCCRTRQILSFFIGDGSMDSCKRLWRKLPYEYQKCLSFSDFWTAYQCLPNETHYMVGKETGLTNHVERLNNTLRQRISRFVRKTLSFSKKEYMLNLHFKLFAYHYNLNVIS, from the coding sequence GTGAAAATCAATCAAGTACGGGTCTGGATTGTCCAGTGCTGTAGAACTAGGCAGATACTTTCCTTTTTCATTGGCGATGGCTCGATGGACTCCTGCAAGCGCCTTTGGCGAAAACTACCCTACGAGTACCAAAAATGCTTGAGTTTCAGCGATTTTTGGACGGCGTACCAATGCTTGCCCAACGAAACACACTACATGGTCGGCAAGGAGACCGGTCTGACAAACCATGTTGAAAGGCTGAACAACACCTTGCGCCAGCGTATCAGCCGATTCGTCCGAAAAACCCTCTCCTTCTCCAAAAAGGAGTATATGCTCAATCTGCACTTCAAACTATTCGCATACCACTACAACTTAAATGTCATCAGTTAA
- a CDS encoding two pore domain potassium channel family protein produces the protein MKHLHATIKYVTVILLGVAVFLFDAYELTNPTVSEAILLAISVAKSGYFIWFTLTNIRATTMREFYFHEFIPFVVLTVLLIVLSFGIDYFCLYHIQKDAFAGSFDPGQGAATFLAFLYFSVTTFTTAGLGEIIPQASSARIFVMFELFVSFFFTILVIANIAQIRDSFRKQSKQGE, from the coding sequence ATGAAGCATCTCCACGCAACAATCAAATATGTGACCGTCATCCTGCTGGGGGTTGCGGTCTTTCTCTTCGATGCTTACGAATTGACCAACCCCACCGTCAGCGAAGCGATACTGCTGGCCATCAGCGTGGCCAAATCGGGCTATTTCATTTGGTTCACCCTGACAAACATCCGGGCGACCACCATGCGCGAGTTCTACTTCCACGAGTTCATCCCCTTTGTCGTGCTCACGGTGCTGCTCATCGTGCTGTCGTTCGGCATTGATTACTTTTGCCTGTACCACATCCAGAAGGATGCCTTTGCGGGCAGTTTCGACCCCGGTCAGGGCGCGGCCACCTTCCTCGCATTCCTGTATTTCAGCGTGACTACGTTCACCACCGCCGGACTCGGCGAAATCATCCCGCAGGCATCGAGCGCGCGGATTTTTGTCATGTTCGAGCTGTTCGTCTCCTTCTTCTTCACCATTCTGGTCATCGCCAACATCGCCCAAATCCGGGATTCCTTCAGGAAGCAGTCAAAACAGGGGGAATGA
- a CDS encoding IS1 family transposase — MITEVRRCHRCESSNIVKNGKNRSGTQTYKCKDCGCCRVLDSKQPSRNMDPELVERAYQERQSLRGTGRLLNVSHRTVLNWLKKKPGNSPHSKPPLRKDKPTTS, encoded by the coding sequence ATGATAACGGAAGTTCGTCGTTGCCACCGCTGTGAAAGCAGCAACATCGTCAAAAACGGGAAAAACCGCTCCGGCACCCAAACCTACAAGTGCAAAGATTGTGGTTGCTGCCGGGTATTGGACAGCAAGCAACCCAGCAGGAACATGGACCCCGAACTGGTGGAGCGTGCCTACCAAGAGCGGCAAAGCCTTCGAGGCACGGGGCGCTTGTTGAATGTCTCGCATCGGACGGTACTCAATTGGTTAAAAAAAAAGCCCGGCAACTCCCCCCATTCAAAACCACCATTGAGGAAGGACAAGCCGACGACCAGTTAG
- a CDS encoding DUF1028 domain-containing protein has product MNKSILCLALALLLRGSVSFAQDTFSIVAVDSLTGEVGSAGASCISAANLQTFFPDFAPDFLGDLLPGRGAINTQSFYLLQNQLNARARLTEGLSPQGVLDWLVANDAQGNSTQRQYGVAAFQNGAPAAAAFTGVNCFDVKGHRVGPNYSIQGNILLGQGILDSMEARFLSAEGCLANKLMAAMQGAKVPGADTRCLSNGTSSMFAFIKVAAPDDSPEEPYLRLFVSYNPVGIEPIDSLQALFDANYICLSSLENARHALSFSVSPNPASGEVRVTFPDDLGFLRMDVFDAQGKLVETRPNIASGTRLHIQQRGLVHLRLTDKEGRMGVKRVICAD; this is encoded by the coding sequence ATGAATAAAAGCATCCTTTGTCTCGCGCTCGCGTTGCTGCTCCGCGGCAGCGTTTCCTTTGCTCAAGATACCTTTTCCATCGTCGCGGTGGACTCGCTCACCGGAGAGGTGGGAAGTGCGGGTGCTTCTTGCATTAGCGCCGCTAACCTTCAGACTTTTTTCCCCGATTTCGCTCCTGATTTTCTCGGTGACCTGTTGCCGGGCCGCGGTGCTATCAACACCCAGTCATTTTATTTGCTTCAAAATCAGTTGAACGCTCGCGCTCGCTTGACGGAGGGGCTGTCGCCGCAGGGAGTGCTTGATTGGTTGGTGGCGAACGACGCACAGGGCAATTCCACTCAACGCCAGTATGGTGTGGCGGCATTTCAGAATGGTGCGCCGGCGGCTGCGGCTTTCACGGGGGTCAATTGTTTCGATGTGAAGGGCCACCGAGTAGGCCCCAACTATTCGATTCAGGGCAACATCCTGTTAGGGCAGGGGATTCTCGATTCGATGGAAGCGCGTTTTCTTAGTGCCGAGGGGTGCCTTGCCAACAAGCTCATGGCCGCTATGCAAGGGGCCAAAGTGCCCGGTGCCGACACCCGCTGTTTGAGCAATGGCACCTCTTCCATGTTTGCCTTCATTAAAGTCGCGGCACCCGACGACAGCCCTGAGGAGCCATATTTGCGCCTGTTTGTTTCCTACAATCCGGTAGGCATTGAGCCTATTGACTCTTTGCAGGCGTTGTTTGATGCCAACTACATTTGCCTGAGCAGTTTGGAAAATGCGCGGCACGCGCTCTCCTTTTCCGTTTCGCCCAATCCCGCTTCCGGCGAGGTGCGCGTGACGTTTCCCGACGACTTGGGCTTCCTCCGCATGGATGTTTTCGACGCGCAGGGCAAACTGGTCGAAACCCGCCCCAACATCGCTTCGGGGACGCGCCTACACATCCAACAGCGTGGACTGGTTCATCTGCGCCTCACGGACAAGGAAGGTCGCATGGGCGTGAAACGGGTGATTTGTGCGGATTAG
- the arr gene encoding NAD(+)--rifampin ADP-ribosyltransferase: MENNDNKSISTSVQGATPFAQTYFHGTKADLKVGDLIEVGFNSNYGQQKNAKYIFLTGTLDAAIWGAELAFGDGRERIYLVEPTGEIENDPDLTDKKFPGNPTQSYRSTKPFRVVGEVTVWQGHPAEQVKTMKEHLEKLKEQGINSLND; the protein is encoded by the coding sequence ATGGAGAATAACGACAATAAATCAATTTCAACAAGCGTACAAGGAGCAACACCTTTCGCTCAGACTTATTTTCACGGGACTAAGGCAGACCTAAAAGTTGGCGACTTAATTGAAGTTGGTTTCAACTCTAACTACGGACAACAAAAAAACGCAAAATACATTTTTTTGACAGGGACATTAGACGCAGCAATTTGGGGAGCAGAACTTGCTTTCGGTGACGGACGTGAAAGAATTTATTTGGTAGAACCAACAGGAGAAATTGAGAATGACCCGGACTTGACCGACAAGAAATTTCCCGGAAATCCAACGCAATCTTATCGTTCTACCAAGCCTTTCAGAGTAGTTGGAGAAGTAACCGTTTGGCAAGGACATCCAGCAGAACAAGTAAAGACAATGAAAGAACACCTTGAAAAATTGAAAGAACAAGGCATAAATTCATTAAACGATTGA
- a CDS encoding response regulator transcription factor yields the protein MKILLIEDEPELAATVREYLQGEGYRVEHAADFPTADEKAALYEYDCLIVDVNLPGGGSGLDVIRNLKKTRPEAAVIIVSARNALDDRIIGLKLGADDYLTKPFHLPELNARIKALLRRRHFGGINDLVFHEIRVRPNERSVAVGDAALDLTPKEYDLLLYFLANPNRVLRRESIAEHLLGDDADQMDDFNFIYSHIKNLRKKLLDRGCGDYLRAVYGIGYKFTNKP from the coding sequence ATGAAAATCTTGCTCATTGAGGACGAGCCGGAACTGGCCGCCACCGTCCGCGAGTACTTACAGGGCGAGGGCTACCGCGTCGAACACGCCGCCGACTTCCCGACCGCCGACGAAAAAGCCGCCCTGTACGAATACGACTGCCTCATCGTGGATGTCAACCTGCCCGGCGGCGGCTCGGGCCTGGATGTAATCCGAAACCTGAAAAAAACACGCCCCGAGGCGGCCGTCATCATCGTCAGCGCGCGCAACGCCCTCGACGACCGCATCATCGGCCTGAAACTGGGGGCCGACGACTACCTGACCAAGCCCTTCCACCTGCCCGAACTCAACGCCCGCATCAAGGCCCTGCTCCGCCGCCGGCATTTTGGCGGCATCAACGACCTCGTCTTTCACGAAATACGGGTCCGACCAAACGAGCGCAGCGTGGCCGTCGGGGATGCCGCGCTCGACTTGACCCCGAAGGAATACGACCTGCTGCTCTATTTTTTGGCAAACCCCAACCGCGTCCTGCGCCGCGAAAGCATCGCCGAACACCTGCTCGGCGACGATGCCGACCAAATGGACGACTTCAACTTCATCTATTCGCACATCAAAAACCTCCGCAAAAAACTCCTCGACCGCGGCTGCGGCGACTACCTGCGGGCGGTTTACGGTATCGGCTACAAATTCACGAACAAGCCATGA